From the Comamonas odontotermitis genome, one window contains:
- a CDS encoding S24 family peptidase — translation MLDSPPSDKSTSELVRTRLAIAFAAWSPTSGKKTKKHLAELCEEISLQTCSPQTVQGWFSTGRMDKKWIPVLASIFGVDLLTGRSTESPVETTNVALAPALAPSRLIPVVGHVKAGPDGFLEELQYPVGHGEGFVEYWVKDQTAYAVRVKGDSMHPRYRAGEFIVVTPGIEAYPGRDVVVKLADGRKLLKQLNWIRDEEIQLLSINNGYAPMTISKDEIESIHRVAGSVPPDAFVPA, via the coding sequence ATGCTTGATTCACCACCATCCGACAAATCCACCTCTGAATTGGTGCGGACAAGGCTTGCTATTGCTTTTGCAGCATGGAGCCCCACCAGCGGGAAGAAGACCAAAAAGCACTTAGCAGAACTCTGCGAGGAAATATCTCTGCAGACATGTTCGCCACAGACTGTTCAGGGCTGGTTTTCTACCGGCCGCATGGATAAGAAGTGGATACCAGTGCTGGCTTCCATCTTCGGCGTGGACCTGCTGACAGGACGTTCTACAGAATCACCAGTTGAGACAACCAATGTTGCCTTGGCGCCAGCGCTGGCCCCATCACGCCTGATCCCTGTTGTTGGGCATGTAAAGGCCGGACCGGACGGATTCCTAGAAGAGCTGCAGTACCCTGTTGGCCATGGGGAGGGGTTTGTTGAATACTGGGTCAAAGACCAAACGGCCTATGCTGTACGTGTGAAAGGCGACTCCATGCACCCACGTTACCGAGCCGGTGAGTTCATTGTGGTTACGCCAGGAATTGAGGCGTATCCTGGTCGAGACGTTGTGGTGAAGCTCGCTGATGGTCGCAAGCTCCTCAAACAATTGAACTGGATACGCGATGAGGAGATTCAGCTACTGAGCATCAACAACGGATATGCGCCCATGACCATCTCCAAGGATGAGATTGAGAGCATTCACCGTGTTGCAGGAAGCGTTCCACCAGACGCATTTGTCCCGGCATAA
- a CDS encoding transcriptional regulator: MLYHKRIMAKAPNPHFLKAIAVFGSEAALARAIDKPAQFINQIKKGERPMPDSWAPLIELATAEKGNKILCEDLAPSFPWHGVRQQPAHA, encoded by the coding sequence ATGCTGTATCATAAGCGCATCATGGCGAAAGCACCTAACCCTCATTTTCTAAAAGCCATTGCTGTTTTTGGCAGCGAGGCCGCTCTGGCGCGGGCAATCGATAAGCCTGCGCAGTTCATCAACCAGATCAAAAAGGGAGAGCGCCCCATGCCTGATTCCTGGGCTCCTTTGATTGAACTGGCCACTGCAGAGAAGGGCAACAAGATTCTTTGTGAAGACCTTGCGCCTAGTTTTCCCTGGCACGGCGTGCGCCAGCAGCCCGCTCACGCCTAG